The Bacillus sp. NEB1478 genome contains the following window.
TTGATTAGAAAATGCCCCTTTCGCAGGAATAATCGTAATTCCCCTTACCATCTGACCATGTATAGCTTCCTGCAGTTCCTTTCCTTTCTTCGTGACGATCATCGCTGTCAATTTCTCGTGACGTGTATGGACTGTATCGATGACCCTTGAGGATACATAAAGTGCTACAAGTGTATATAGCGCTTTTTCCCAGCCGAACAAGAAACCTGCAGCTAAAATAATTAAGCCATTCAAAATGAAAAAGTAACCGCCGATCGGCTTGTTTTTCATTCTGGATAATACCATTGCAATGATATCTAATCCACCTGTTGAAGCACCATATTTCAATGTTATTCCTACACCAAGAGCAGCAATTACACCGCCAAATACGGCATTTAATAATATGTCAGTGGATACAACAGTGATCGGAATAACTTGCAAGAAAAATGTAATCATAAGTACACTAAAAAAACTGTATACCGTAAAGGACTTTCCTACCTTATACCATCCTAATATAGAAACTGGAATGTTAAAAACGAAATATAAAATACCTGTTGTGATAGGAAAACTTGTATTTTCGAGTAGTGAAGATAAAAGCTGAGCGATCCCTGTAAATCCACTTGCATAGACTTTTGCAGGAATTAAAAACATGTTTAATGAAACAGCATTTAAAATTGCCCCAACTATTATAAAAAATATTTTCTTCATTTCAGTAATTCCAAGTTCAGAAATACGAAAACGATCTCTTATCATATGGGTCCTCCTTTCGACATCCAAGATTCATTTTTACCAGAAAAGCGAGAACCGCGTCAATAGCCAGATTTCCTATTTTATAAACATGAGCA
Protein-coding sequences here:
- a CDS encoding YitT family protein, whose protein sequence is MKKIFFIIVGAILNAVSLNMFLIPAKVYASGFTGIAQLLSSLLENTSFPITTGILYFVFNIPVSILGWYKVGKSFTVYSFFSVLMITFFLQVIPITVVSTDILLNAVFGGVIAALGVGITLKYGASTGGLDIIAMVLSRMKNKPIGGYFFILNGLIILAAGFLFGWEKALYTLVALYVSSRVIDTVHTRHEKLTAMIVTKKGKELQEAIHGQMVRGITIIPAKGAFSNQEKEMLIIVITRYELYDLEQVLKEVDPNAFTNIVHTTGIFGFFRNDG